In Cervus canadensis isolate Bull #8, Minnesota chromosome 6, ASM1932006v1, whole genome shotgun sequence, one DNA window encodes the following:
- the LOC122444046 gene encoding olfactory receptor 11H6: MHFVTEFVLLGFPGEREMQMFFFSLILVVYLLTLLGNGAIVCAVKWDRRLHTPMYIFLGNFAFLEIWYVSSTVPNMLVNILSDTKTISFTGCFIQFYFFFSLGTTECFFLSVMAYDRYLAICCPLHYPSIMTGKFCVILVCVCWVSGFLCYPVPIVLISQLPFCGPNIIDHFVCDPGPLFALACIPAPSTELICYTFNSVIIFGPFLSILGSYTLVLRAVLRFPPHAGRTKAFSTCGSHLMVVSLFYGTLMVMYVSPTSGNPAGMQKVITLVYSAVTPLLNPLIYSLRNKDMKDALKKVLGLRINQN; the protein is encoded by the coding sequence ATGCATTTTGTGACTGAGTTTGTccttctgggtttccctggtgaaaGGGAGATGCAGATGTTCTTCTTCTCATTAATCCTGGTGGTCTATCTCCTGACACTGCTGGGGAATGGGGCCATTGTCTGTGCGGTGAAATGGGACAGGAGGCTTCACACACCCATGTACATCTTCTTGGGAAACTTTGCCTTCCTAGAGATCTGGTATGTTTCCTCCACTGTCCCAAACATGCTGGTCAACATCCTCTCTGATACCAAGaccatctccttcactggctgCTTCATccaattctatttctttttttcacttggtACAACAGAGTGCTTCTTCCTATCAGTTATGGCCTATGATCGGTACCTGGCCATCTGTTGCCCACTGCATTACCCCTCCATCATGACTGGGAAGTTCTGTGTGATCCTAGTCTGTGTTTGTTGGGTGAGTGGATTTCTCTGCTATCCAGTCCCCATTGTCCTTATCTCCCAACTTCCCTTCTGTGGACCCAACATCATCGACCACTTTGTGTGTGACCCAGGCCCATTGTTTGCACTGGCCTGCATCCCTGCTCCTTCCACTGAGCTTATTTGCTACACCTTCAACTCAGTGATTATTTTTGGCCCCTTCCTTTCCATCTTGGGATCTTATACACTGGTACTCAGAGCTGTACTTCGTTTTCCCCCTCATGCTGGTAGAACGAAAGCTTTCTCCACATGCGGGTCCCACCTAATGGTGGTGTCTTTGTTCTATGGAACCCTTATGGTGATGTATGTGAGCCCAACATCAGGAAACCCAGCAGGAATGCAAAAAGTCATCACTTTGGTATACTCAGCAGTGACTCCGCTCTTAAATCCACTTATCTACAGTCTCCGAAACAAAGACATGAAAGATGCCCTAAAGAAAGTCCTGGGATTAAGAATTAATCAAAACTGA
- the LOC122444047 gene encoding olfactory receptor 11H7-like, translating into MNNSAASTVTEFILLGFPGCQELQYFLFSLFFGIYIFTTVGNGTIVCAVRWDQRLHMPMYILLGNFAFLEIWYITSTVPSMLINFLSETKTISFVGCFLQLYFFTSLGTTETYLLCIMAYDRYLAICRPLHYPTVMTQQLCSVLLSLCWVFGFLSYSVSTVQLSRLPFCGPNTIDHFVCDIDPLMALSCVPAPVTETVIYVLSSLIIMLTLLYILGSYTLLLITVFKVPSAAGRQKAFSTCGSHLTVVCLFFGALLAMYVSPTADNPAEIQKIITLFYSVVTPFLNPLIYSLRNKEMKAALKKVLKIE; encoded by the coding sequence ATGAACAATTCAGCAGCAAGCACCGTGACAGAGTTTATCCTCCTAGGCTTCCCTGGCTGTCAAGAGTTACAGTATTTCCTCTTTTCACTGTTCTTTGGAATCTATATATTTACCACGGTGGGAAATGGGACCATTGTTTGTGCTGTGAGGTGGGACCAAAGGCTCCATATGCCAATGTATATTCTCCTAGGGAATTTCGCTTTCCTTGAAATCTGGTACATTACCTCCACTGTGCCCAGTATGCTAATCAATTTCCTCTCAGAAACAAAAACCATCTCTTTTGTTGGCTGTTTCCTCCAGTTATATTTTTTTACTTCCCTGGGTACAACTGAGACATATTTGCTCTGTATCATGGCATACGATCGGTATCTTGCTATCTGCCGCCCGTTGCACTACCCAACCGTCATGACCCAGCAACTCTGCTCTGTTCTGTTGTCTCTTTGCTGGGTGTTTGGGTTCCTTAGCTACTCTGTCTCCACCGTGCAGCTCTCTCGGCTGCCTTTCTGTGGGCCCAACACCATCGACCACTTTGTGTGTGACATAGATCCACTGATGGCTCTGTCCTGTGTCCCAGCTCCTGTCACTGAGACTGTCATCTATGTCCTCAGCTCCCTCATTATCATGCTAACTCTTCTGTACATCCTAGGCTCCTATACCCTTTTACTGATCACCGTGTTTAAAGTCCCTTCAGCAGCAGGCCGACAGAAGGCCTTTTCTACTTGCGGATCCCATCTGACAGTGGTGTGCTTATTCTTCGGGGCTCTTTTGGCAATGTATGTGAGCCCTACAGCTGATAACCCAGCTGAAATTCAGAAGATTATAACTTTGTTCTATTCCGTGGTGACTCCCTTCTTAAATCCCCTGATTTACAGCTTAAGAAACAAGGAGATGAAGGCTGCACTGAAGAAAGTCCTGAAAATAGAATGA
- the LOC122444048 gene encoding LOW QUALITY PROTEIN: olfactory receptor 11G2-like (The sequence of the model RefSeq protein was modified relative to this genomic sequence to represent the inferred CDS: substituted 1 base at 1 genomic stop codon) yields the protein MKISNTPNTSSAITGFILLGFPCPREGQILLFVLFSAVYLLTLMGNGSIICAVRWDQRLHTPMYILLANFSFLEIWYVTSTVPNMLANFLSDNKFISFSGCFLQFYFFFSLGSTECFFLAIMAFDRYLAICWPLHYPTLMTGRLCANLIISCWVFGFLWFLIPIIIISQMSFCGSGIIDHFLCDPGPLLALTCEKVPVIELVFSTLSPLPLIIPFLFIMGSYALVLRAVLKVPLAAGXKKAFSTCGSHLTVVSLFYGSVLVMYGSPTSEHEAGMQKIVTLFYSVVTPLLNPVIYSLRNKDMKKALQKFLRL from the coding sequence ATGAAAATCTCCAACACTCCCAACACCTCCAGCGCCATCACTGGCTTCatcctcctgggcttcccttgccCCAGGGAGGGGCAGATTCTCCTCTTTGTGCTCTTCTCTGCTGTCTACCTCCTGACCCTCATGGGCAATGGTTCAATCATCTGTGCTGTGCGCTGGGATCAGagactccacacccccatgtacatCCTGCTCGCCAACTTCTCCTTCCTGGAGATCTGGTATGTCACCTCCACCGTCCCCAACATGTTGGCCAACTTCCTCTCTGACAACAAGTTCATCTCCTTCTCTGGGTGCTTTctccagttttactttttcttctccttgggtTCTACAGAATGTTTTTTCTTGGCTATTATGGCATTTGATCGCTACCTTGCCATCTGCTGGCCTCTACACTACCCCACTCTCATGACTGGACGTCTCTGTGCCAATCTCATAATCAGCTGCTGGGTATTTGGTTTCCTCTGGTTCTTGATTCccatcatcatcatctcccaGATGTCTTTCTGTGGATCTGGGATCATTGACCACTTCCTGTGTGACCCAGGTCCTCTTCTAGCACTCACTTGCGAAAAAGTTCCTGTGATAGAACTTGTCTTCTCCACTTTAAGTCCTTTGCCCCTCATCATTCCATTTCTCTTCATCATGGGATCTTATGCTCTGGTCCTGAGAGCTGTATTGAAAGTCCCTTTAGCAGCTGGGTGAAAAAAGGCTTTCTCCACCTGTGGGTCTCATCTGACTGTGGTTTCACTGTTTTATGGCTCAGTCCTCGTAATGTATGGGAGTCCAACATCTGAGCATGAAGCTGGAATGCAGAAGATTGTGACTCTGTTTTATTCTGTTGTGACACCACTCCTTAACCCTGTAATATATAGTCTTAGAAACAAAGATATGAAAAAGGCCCTGCAGAAATTTCTTAGACTATAA
- the LOC122444049 gene encoding olfactory receptor 11G2-like, translated as MKISSTPNTSSAITGFILLGFPCPREGQILLFVLFSTVYLLTLMGNGSIICAVCWDQRLHTPMYILLANFSFLEIWYVTSTVPNMLANFLSDNKLISFSGCLLQFYFFFSLGSTESFFLAIMAFDRYLAICQPLHYPTLMTGHLCTNLVISCWALGFLWFLIPIIIISQMSFCGSRIIDHFLCDPGPLLALTCEKAPVMELVFSTLSPIPLIILFLFIMGSYALVIKAVLKVPSAAGQRKAFSTCGSHLTVVSLFYGSVVVMYGSPASEHGPRMQVTVTLFYSVVTPLLNPIIYSLRNKDMKKALKKFLRL; from the coding sequence ATGAAAATCTCCAGCACTCCCAACACCTCCAGCGCCATCACTGGCTTCatcctcctgggcttcccttgccCCAGGGAGGGGCAGATTCTCCTCTTTGTGCTCTTCTCTACTGTCTACCTCCTGACCCTCATGGGCAACGGTTCTAtcatctgtgctgtgtgctgggaTCAGagactccacacccccatgtacatCCTGCTTGCCAACTTCTCCTTCCTGGAGATCTGGTATGTCACCTCCACTGTCCCCAACATGTTGGCCAACTTCCTCTCTGACAACAAGCTCATCTCCTTCTCTGGGTGCCTTCTCCAGTtctactttttcttctccttgggtTCTACAGAAAGCTTTTTCTTGGCTATTATGGCATTTGATCGATATCTTGCCATCTGCCAACCTCTACATTACCCCACCCTCATGACTGGACATCTCTGCACCAATCTTGTGATCAGCTGCTGGGCACTTGGTTTTCTCTGGTTTTTGATTCCCATTATCATCATCTCCCAAATGTCCTTCTGTGGATCCAGGATCATTGACCATTTCCTGTGTGACCCAGGTCCTCTTCTAGCACTCACCTGTGAAAAAGCTCCTGTGATGGAGCTTGTCTTCTCCACTCTCAGCCCTATTCCCCTcatcattctctttctcttcatcatGGGGTCCTATGCTTTGGTCATAAAAGCTGTATTGAAAGTCCCTTCAGCAGCTGGACAAAGGAAGGCTTTCTCGACCTGCGGGTCTCATCTGACTGTGGTTTCACTGTTCTATGGTTCagtagtggtcatgtatgggagCCCAGCATCTGAGCATGGTCCTAGAATGCAGGTGACCGTGACTCTGTTTTATTCTGTGGTCACCCCACTTCTTAATCCAATAATATATAGTCTTAGGAACAAAGATATGAAAAAGGCCCTGAAGAAATTTCTGAGACTATAA